One stretch of Nicotiana tabacum cultivar K326 chromosome 18, ASM71507v2, whole genome shotgun sequence DNA includes these proteins:
- the LOC142172575 gene encoding uncharacterized protein LOC142172575, which yields MTAFNPFTAILTQNKLEGPNYVDWKRNLDIVLITEEYKFVFDEVCPEKSDDEQKAYQKWVKADEMAWSYILASMSYVLQHQHQSMESTYDIMENLKEMFGDQNRAAKQTARKALLNTKVVVHRLGTMF from the coding sequence ATGACTGCTTTCAATCCCTTTACTGCTATTCTTACTCAAAACAAACTTGAGGGTCCGAATTATGTTGATTGGAAACGAAACTTGGACATTGTCCTAATCACTGAAGAGTACAAATTTGTGTTCGATGAGGTGTGTCCAGAaaaatcagatgatgaacaaaaGGCTTACCAGAAATGGGTCAAGGCTGATGAGATGGCGTGGAGTTACATTCTGGCGTCTATGTCATATGTTCTACAACATCAGCATCAGTCAATGGAGTCTACTTATGACATTATGGAAAATCTCAAAGAAATGTTTGGAGATCAGAATCGTGCGGCTAAGCAGACTGCCAGGAAAGCTCTTTTGAATACCAAAGTGGTTGTTCATCGATTAGGGACCATGTTCTGA